The proteins below come from a single Plasmodium sp. gorilla clade G2 genome assembly, chromosome: 13 genomic window:
- a CDS encoding SNARE protein, putative has translation MSIIYGLIAREKTVLAEYTEYGGNFSNISRLLLEIIPPHTSRKSYIYDDYVFHQLIKNGITFMAMTDKELGFLTPYAFLEQISKIFFKNFNNTSDLITLSLDEEFKPVLKENMRVFNDYETNDVHNIKNQISNIQNIIIENIEKILERREKIDILVNKTEKLYQENINFRRQAMNFNFHMWLENNRMTIYFISSIIIFIFFIWSLYNV, from the exons atgtCTATAATTTATGGTTTAATAGCTAGag AAAAGACTGTGTTAGCAGAATATACCGAATATGGAGGAAACTTTTCTAATATAAGTAGACTACTTCTTGAAATAATACCACCACATACATCCAggaaatcatatatatatgatga TTATGTATTTCATCAGCTTATAAAAAATGGTATAACATTTATGGCAATGACAGATAAAGAATTGGGTTTTCTTACACCTTATGCATTTCTTGAACAAATAtcaaaaat attttttaaaaactttAATAATACATCCGACCTTATTACTCTATCACTGGATGAAGAATTTAAACCCGTATTGAAGGAAAATATG cGCGTTTTTAACGATTATGAAACCAATgatgttcataatattaagaACCAAATAAGTAATATACAAAACATTATTATTGAAAACATTGAGAAAATTTTAGAGAGACGAGAAAAAATAGATATTTTAGTTAACAAAACTGAGAAGTTATatcaagaaaatataaattttagaAGACAAGCTATGAATTTTAATTTCCATATGTGGTTAGAAAATAACCGAAtgacaatatattttatttcaagtataattatattcattttttttatatggtccttatataatgtataa
- a CDS encoding sodium/hydrogen exchanger, Na+, H+ antiporter produces MTYVETSSLYYGNEKKEGNIKEKRRIYPVSLIKIILIVLFLCLFKKNDVTLWREKYFYEYNNNNNDETKWIAPLFSINNFVKEKCGSFLYMYIFNIKKDGILNVENIFLDTFDNNNYYYNDNTCYMSNKRNYMKIKNLCIFGYMSNKRNYMKIKNLCIFGYMSNKRNYMKIKNLCIFGYMSNKRNYMKIKNLCIFGDISSNFGNIKDVDYSFSGKKRYRILQEIKRKDSRGKRGDKEKNESYIENSDNYDDYNEFDDSDDGNKNQMPTASNEVSEGIIFFCFIFISATMLQFILSKIHKFNIPVSVIWFLYGMITYVIAKNFNMFEENTLHKSIINARNIDSSVLYFILLPILLYEATQDINYYAFKNFLYGGIGLAVVGVGLQVGILGILFYYSFMYRQEQSPLSSSFLLASILSSTDPVAVLSILGVVDAPSKISSMFHVESLINDGSSVLLFQFFFYLTIGYKANTSQYAVLFVKLLFLSPVFGIGMAMITFAWINLYRKHYYNQCLATITMCYLCYFVSEYYLNLSGPLSIVCYGLFINAYGHIALDEIAQRKHKEIVELLALMGNSSIFIISGIISFGMMENVFKDNLYFFLYIALTYVYLLIARTVMILIFTPFLSKIGYEVNCKEIMLLIWGGLRGGIVLVLGLRIEAENKINEKLTKELAYYISGSVLLILTIQGLTFEWLYRFLNIYPPNPFRIVYLEKVLKMIDYNFYIRKKNLKNYWLFKGTNILHFSSKIVPELYWRKMNKYGEFDLRLPDIYTCLQDIRTCDISFWERAYDSQTVIESFDDYSSNEKKNRTNNKAQKSEILNCDMKARIMNEANEENENDIVCEKEGFKNERDNSTKNEKNEKNYDNNEKNGDNNDKNDDNNDDNNNIYIHTHNNTNLSKLPYDEYYKKGKKFEDNESINFSAKKSVYENLRDKSNYLNDLTANEDTSDVYSYLNKNTYNNMSNIYGGYNYYNNINNNNNNNNNNNNNNRYRSLNFISRKLSVENTYKGEMRINVIRNHDNYYSSYDDEDHNYNNLNRSLSSKNFDHFSNNLNEFTDNGSSCSDKALDHIKIKNLNAFNFDKIAVKDYDKLIKKMNYREFKRARTGKEENFNVIDNIVNSNKETFNPKYNLRLIEHATHLPKTLSDNLLIKSSMEQEDAYCKDEKNKKKNRKKNKKIINKNYDPYDKDKKKNFLSFRADDSEDDEHIDNNNPDSSEEEEFKKKNKEKSIKKNNNNNNNNKIRNNNCSDNDADVEEVEVESDDISNINYGNRTKEDVNLLNEYKDIKKKIDDKSDYYDSKEILNLDETNKELIMSDNFIVKIPVDISNDDRDMIKKKMNTNENTNTLSVDVLYNDDNKNISNDNKNISNDNKNISNDNKNISNDNKNKSNDNKNISNDNKHISNDNCDKCDDINNNSSHYNKEKEANFNEYLTYQNLFALQNEDNNIINFFNNDKKYNSKKSSKKHSSYWNISTKATNGKSPVLLNNEMDKKKKRSLKLFNRINNKSSCSACSGGFNFGQCTSKAKKCEHYHEHVHKYHADNKKKKKKKNMKKEAYNENSYTSSNNIRKDDNDNKNRKDNFEFENENCSLPRNNTADFTAHRYDTDQTINFECIEEMCQKKHGGIPFYSFLKKPKIRIKNKLFNELRRARSHESYVNKEKANKKRDYINYNTMKKRMIRKEREGELYIMIFNTCRELYKKLYVNGFISGECLLTLTSILDLSADFAIKKVRMNPIKAWADAFDKGRKHKRRSTRRNSIDHRNGFEYEFHILLSKLKINKKNFFFFSPKVINIFLVYEHCMKDLQIILSYVDVHQCTLDKGGITMKLLLGKNLLRSYYRNIELAKNLIPHLVRKYKDVVKYCLIKIGTDMLLHLKKTIVNEQAANGLLLSQDNEKLNGIFDEQQVKINRYRPYLHYFLKKNILKRFIK; encoded by the exons ATGACTTATGTAGAGACGAGTAGCTTATATTatggaaatgaaaaaaaggaaGGTAATATAAAAGAGAAGAGAAGAATATACCCAGTTagtttaattaaaataatattgattgtattatttttgtgtttatttaaaaagaatgaTGTTACTTTATGgagagaaaaatatttttatgaatataataataataataatgatgaaacaAAATGGATAGCGCCTCTTTTtagtattaataattttgttaaagaaaaatgtgggagttttttatatatgtatatttttaatataaaaaaagatggAATTTTAAAtgtagaaaatatttttttagatacatttgataataataattattattataatgataacacATGTTATATGTccaataaaagaaattatatgaaaataaaaaatttatgtatttttggTTATATGTccaataaaagaaattatatgaaaataaaaaatttatgtatttttggTTATATGTccaataaaagaaattatatgaaaataaaaaatttatgtatttttggTTATATGTccaataaaagaaattatatgaaaataaaaaatttatgtatttttggTGATATATCCTCAAATTttggaaatataaaagatgttGATTATTCTTTTAGtggaaaaaaaagatatagaaTTTTAcaagaaataaaaagaaaagattCGAGAGGAAAAAGAGGAGATAAAGAGAAAAATGAATCATATATTGAAAATTCagataattatgatgattatAACGAATTTGATGATTCAGATGATGGTAATAAAAACCAGATGCCAACAGCTTCTAACGAAGTTTCTGAaggtataatatttttttgttttattttcatttcagCTACTATGTTACagtttatattatcaaaaattcataaatttaatattccAGTGTCAGTTATATGGTTTTTATATGGAATGATTACATATGTGATAGCTAAGAATTTCAATATGTTTGAAGAGAATACATTACATAAATCTATAATTAATGCTAGAAATATTGATTCTtctgttttatattttattcttttaccaatattattatatgaagcTACTCaagatataaattattatgcatttaagaattttttatatggagGAATAGGTTTAGCTGTTGTGGGTGTAGGATTACAAGTAGGTATATtaggtatattattttattattcttttatgtATAGACAAGAACAGAGCCCTTTATCTAGTAGTTTTTTATTAGCATCTATATTATCTTCTACCGATCCTGTAGCTGTGTTATCTATATTAGGTGTTGTAGATGCACCGTCAAAAATAAGTTCTATGTTTCATGTAGAATCTTTAATAAATGACGGTAGTTCAGTGTTattatttcaattttttttttatttaactaTAGGATATAAAGCGAATACATCTCAATATGCTGTGTTGTTTgtgaaattattatttttaagtcCTGTTTTTGGTATTGGTATGGCTATGATTACATTTGCATggataaatttatatagaaaacattattataatcaatgCTTAGCTACAATAACAATGTGTTATTTGTGTTATTTTGTATCtgaatattatttgaatttatCAGGTCCTTTATCAATTGTATGTTAtggattatttattaatgcATATGGTCATATAGCATTAGATGAGATAGCTCAAAGAAAACATAAAGAAATTGTAGAATTATTAGCTTTAATGGGTAATTCtagtatttttattatatctggTATTATATCATTTGGAATGATGGAGAATGTTTTTAaagataatttatatttctttttatatattgctttgacatatgtatatttattaatagcACGTACTGTtatgatattaatatttactCCCTTCCTTTCAAAAATAGGATATGAAGTTAATTGTAAAGAAATTATGTTATTAATATGGGGTGGCTTAAGAGGTGGTATTGTATTAGTATTAGGATTACGTATAGAAgcagaaaataaaataaatgaaaaactAACAAAAGAATTAGCTTATTATATAAGTGGTAGtgtattattaatactaACAATTCAAGGTTTAACATTTGAATGGTTATATagatttttaaatatatatcctcCTAATCCTTTTCGTATTGTCTATTTAGAAAAGGTATTAAAAATGAttgattataatttttatataagaaaaaagaatttaaaaaattattggcTATTTAAAGGAACgaatattttacatttttctaGTAAAATTGTACCTGAGCTATATTGGAGGAAGATGAATAAATATGGTGAGTTCGATTTAAGATTACctgatatatatacatgtctTCAGGATATACGTACATGTGATATATCTTTCTGGGAGAGAGCTTATGACTCTCAGACTGTTATAGAAAGTTTCGATGATTATTCatctaatgaaaaaaaaaacaggaCAAATAATAAAGCTCAAAAAAGTGAAATATTGAATTGTGATATGAAGGCTAGGATCATGAATGAAGCTAATgaggaaaatgaaaatgatatagTATGTGAAAAGGAGGGGTTCAAAAATGAAAGAGATAATAGtacaaaaaatgaaaaaaatgaaaagaattatgacaataatgaaaaaaatggtgacaataatgataaaaatgatgacaataatgatgataataataatatatatatccatacaCATAACAATACAAATCTTAGTAAATTACCTTatgatgaatattataagaaaggaaaaaaatttgAAGATAATGAAAGTATCAATTTCAGTGCTAAAAAAAGTGTATATGAAAATTTGAGAGACAAAAGTAATTATCTTAATGACTTAACAGCAAATGAAGATACTAGTGATGTATATagttatttaaataaaaatacatataataatatgagtaatatatatggtggttataattattataataatataaataataataataacaataataacaataataataataataatagatatagaagtttaaattttattagtAGAAAACTTAGTGTTGAAAATACCTATAAAGGAGAAATGAGAATTAATGTAATAAGAAAtcatgataattattatagtagttatgatgatgaagatcataattataataatctcAATAGATCATTATCATCTAAAAATTTCGATCATTTCAGCAATAATCTAAATGAATTTACAGATAATGGATCGTCATGCTCTGATAAAGCATTagatcatataaaaataaaaaatttgaatGCTTTTAATTTTGATAAAATAGCTGTAAAGGACTATgacaaattaataaaaaaaatgaattatagaGAATTTAAAAGAGCAAGAACAGggaaagaagaaaattttaatgttatagataatattgttaatagtaataaagaAACATTTAATCCGAAATATAATCTTAGATTAATTGAACATGCAACCCATTTGCCAAAGACATTAAgtgataatttattaattaaaagtAGTATGGAACAGGAAGATGCATATTGTAAAgatgaaaagaataaaaagaagaatagaaaaaaaaataaaaaaataataaataaaaattatgatccatatgataaagataaaaagaaaaatttctTATCATTTAGAGCAGATGATAGTGAAGACGATGaacatattgataataataatcctGATAGCAGCGAAGAagaagaatttaaaaaaaaaaataaagaaaaaagtataaaaaaaaataataataataataataataataaaatacgtAACAATAATTGTAGTGATAATGATGCAGATGTAGAAGAAGTAGAAGTAGAATCAGATGATATAAGCAATATAAATTATGGTAATAGAACTAAAGAAGATGTAAActtattaaatgaatataaagatataaaaaaaaaaattgatgatAAAAGTGATTATTATGATTCAAAagaaattttaaatttagATGAAACAAATAAAGAGTTAATTATGAGTGATAATTTTATAGTGAAAATTCCTGTTGATATATCTAATGATGATAgagatatgataaaaaaaaaaatgaatacaaatgaaaatacaaatacaCTATCGGTTGATGTTctttataatgatgataataaaaatataagtaatgataataaaaatataagtaatgataacaaaaatataagtaatgataacaaaaatataagtaatgataataaaaataaaagtaatgataacaaaaatataagtaaTGATAACAAACATATAAGTAATGACAATTGTGATAAATgtgatgatattaataataatagtagtcattataataaagaaaaggaaGCTAATTTCAATGAATATTTAACATATCAAAATTTATTTGCTCTACagaatgaagataataatattataaatttttttaataatgataaaaaatataattcaaaaaaaagttCAAAAAAACATTCTTCATATTGGAATATTTCAACTAAGGCAACAAATGGAAAGAGTCctgttttattaaataatgaaatggataaaaagaaaaagagaagtttaaaattatttaatagaattaataataaatcttCTTGTAGTGCATGTTCAGGGGGTTTCAATTTTGGTCAATGCACTTCAAAAGCAAAAAAATGTGAGCATTATCATGAGCATGTTCATAAATATCATgctgataataaaaaaaaaaaaaaaaaaaaaaatatgaaaaaagaagCATATAATGAAAACTCTTATACTAGTAGTAATAACATAAGAAaggatgataatgataataaaaatagaaaagacAATTTTGAatttgaaaatgaaaattgtAGTTTACCACGAAATAATACAGCTGATTTTACTGCACATAGATATGATACTGATCAAACAATAAATTTTGAATGTATTGAAGAAATGTGTCAAAAAAAACATGGAGGTATACCATTTTAtagttttttaaaaaaacccaaaataagaataaaaaataaattatttaatgaatTGAGAAGAGCAAGAAGTCATGAGAGTTAtgttaataaagaaaaagctAATAAGAAACGagattatattaattataatacaatgaaaaaaagaatgataagaaaagaaagagaaggagaattatatattatgatatttaatacatgtagagaattatataaaaaattatatgtaaatgGTTTTATATCTGGAGAATGTTTATTAACACTTACATCTATTCTAGATTTATCAGCTGATTTTGCTATTAAAAAAGTTAGAATGAATCCTATAAAAGCATGGGCAGATGCATTTGATAAAGGAAGAAAACATAAAAGAAGAAGTACAAGAAGAAATAGTATAGATCATAGAAATGGATTTGAATATGAAttccatatattattatcaaaattaaaaatcaacaaaaaaaatttctttttcttttctcctaaggttattaatatttttcttgtaTATGAACACTGTATGAAAGATCTACAAATTATTTTGTCATATGTTGATGTCCATCAATGTACATTAGATAAGGGAGGTATCACAATGAAACTATTATTAGGAAAGAATTTACTTAGAAGttattatagaaatatagAGCTAGCCAAAAATCTAATTCCTCATCTTGTTAGGAAATATAAAGACGTTGTAAAATATTGCCTTATCAAAATAGGAACTGATATGTTATTACATTTGAAAAAAACA ATTGTAAATGAACAGGCAGCCAACGGACTACTCTTATCACAAGATAATGAAAAACTCAATGGAATTTTTGACGAGCAGCAAGTCAAAATTAATAGATATAGACCTTACttgcattattttttaaaaaaaaatattctaaaaaggtttataaaatga